One window from the genome of Candidatus Didemnitutus sp. encodes:
- a CDS encoding IS3 family transposase encodes MSGAYNIAWLCEALMVSRSGYYAWQRRQRHPGRRERENRALTERIRAVFEANRRAYGSPRITRELGGVASRNRVARLMRRQMIYARQRSKYRPQTTDSRHDDPIAPNRLRDLNVVRADQVWATDATCILTAQGWLYVVAMLDVFTRRVVGWSMGATLDTDLVLAALRMAVARRRPASGLIVHSDRGAQFASAAYRAEILRLGLLASMSRQGNCYDNAFIESFWSSLKIEAIFGRRFLTRAEARSAVFDYIEGFYNPRRRHSALAISAQSTSNPN; translated from the coding sequence ATGAGCGGCGCTTACAACATCGCTTGGTTGTGCGAGGCGCTGATGGTCTCGCGTAGTGGCTACTATGCCTGGCAGCGGCGACAACGCCATCCCGGCCGACGCGAACGCGAGAATCGCGCACTCACCGAGCGGATCCGCGCCGTGTTCGAAGCCAATCGTCGCGCCTACGGCAGCCCACGCATTACGCGCGAGTTGGGCGGCGTCGCCAGCCGCAATCGCGTCGCCCGGCTCATGCGCCGACAGATGATCTACGCTCGGCAACGCTCGAAGTATCGACCGCAGACCACGGACAGTCGCCACGACGATCCCATCGCTCCGAATCGGCTGCGCGACCTAAACGTGGTCCGCGCCGACCAAGTGTGGGCGACCGATGCGACGTGCATCCTCACCGCGCAGGGCTGGCTCTATGTCGTCGCCATGCTCGATGTCTTTACGCGTCGTGTGGTCGGATGGTCGATGGGCGCCACGCTCGACACCGATCTGGTGCTCGCGGCCTTGCGCATGGCCGTGGCGCGACGCCGTCCTGCCTCAGGCCTGATCGTGCACTCCGATCGCGGTGCTCAGTTTGCCAGCGCCGCCTATCGAGCCGAAATCCTCCGCCTCGGTCTGCTCGCCTCAATGAGTCGCCAAGGCAACTGCTACGATAACGCCTTCATCGAATCGTTTTGGAGCAGCCTCAAGATCGAGGCCATCTTCGGCCGGCGCTTCCTCACCCGCGCCGAAGCCCGCAGTGCCGTGTTCGACTACATCGAAGGCTTCTACAACCCTCGCCGGCGCCACTCCGCGTTGGCTATCTCAGCCCAATCAACTTCGAATCCCAACTGA